One window of Equus asinus isolate D_3611 breed Donkey chromosome 7, EquAss-T2T_v2, whole genome shotgun sequence genomic DNA carries:
- the MEP1B gene encoding meprin A subunit beta isoform X4 — protein sequence MNAKGVILNAFERYRLKTCIDFKPWAGEANYIAVIKDSGCWSYVGNRRVGRQELSIGENCDRIATVQHEFLHALGFWHEQSRSDRDDYVSIIWDRILSGREHNFNTYDDQVSDSLNVPYDYTSVMHYSKTAFQNGTEPTIVTKISDFADVIGQRMDFSDYDLLKLNRLYNCSSSLSFMDSCDFELENVCGMIQSSGDNADWQRVSQVPRGPDSDHSNMGQCKGSGFFMHFDSSSVNVGAMAVLESRTLYPKRGFQCLQFFLYSSGSENDQLNIYIREYSADDVNGSLTLVEEIKDIPIGSWQLYHVTLKVTNKFRVAFGGVRGTGASLGGLSIDDINLSETQCPHHIWHITNFTQFIGNPSGTLYSPPFYSSKGYAFQIFLNLNHLTNAGIYFHLISGANDDQLQWPCPWQQATMTLLDQNPDIRQRMSNQRSITTDPFMTTDNGNYFWDRPSNVGEVAFFPNGTQFRRGRGYGTSAFITHERLKSRDFIKGDDVYILLTVEDISHLNSTQTEPNPTPGISELCTDFQCENDGLCTVREGKAECRCPSGEDWWYMGERCEKRGSHRDTVIIAASSTAGVFALMLIVTLVSVYCTRKRYRQNASSKTADMTVRNQHAF from the exons ATGAATGCTAAGGGAGTTATCCTCAATGCATTTGAACGTTATCGCCTGAAAACATGCATTGACTTCAAGCCTTGGGCTGGAGAAGCTAACTATATAGCAGTGATCAAGGACAGCGG CTGCTGGTCTTACGTGGGAAATAGGCGTGTTGGGAGGCAAGAGCTCTCCATTGGGGAAAACTGTGACAGAATAGCAACGGTTCAACACGAGTTCCTCCACGCACTGGGGTTCTGGCATGAGCAGTCACGTTCTGATCGGGATGACTATGTCAGCATAATTTGGGACAGAATTCTGTCAG GTAGAGAGCACAATTTTAACACCTATGATGACCAAGTATCTGACTCTCTGAATGTTCCCTATGACTACACTTCAGTAATGCACTACAGTAAAACAGCATTCCAAAATGGGACAGAACCAACAATCGTAACAAAAATCTCAGACTTCGCGGATGTGATCGGCCAACGCATGGATTTCAGTGACTATGATCTCCTAAAGTTGAACCGGCTGTATAACTGTT CCTCTTCCTTGAGCTTTATGGACTCATGCGATTTTGAACTGGAAAACGTGTGTGGTATGATTCAAAGTTCAGGTGATAATGCTGACTGGCAGCGGGTTTCACAAGTTCCCAGGGGACCAGACAGCGACCACTCTAACATGGGCCAGTGCAAAG GTTCTGGTTTCTTCATGCATTTCGACAGTAGCTCTGTAAATGTGGGGGCCATGGCAGTGCTGGAAAGTAGAACACTGTACCCTAAAAGAGGATTTCAGTGcttgcaattttttttatataGCAGCGGAAGTGAAAATGACCAACTGAACATCTATATCAGGGAGTATTCTGCAGATGATGTCAATGGTAGTTTAACCCTTgtggaagaaataaaag ATATACCCATTGGGAGCTGGCAACTTTATCATGTAACATTGAAAGTGACCAACAAATTTAGAGTGGCGTTTGGAGGGGTCAGAGGCACTGGTGCATCACTGGGTGGCCTGTCTATTGATGACATCAATCTTTCAGAAACACAGTGCCCTCATCATATCTGGCATATAACAAATTTCACACAGTTCATTGGCAACCCAAGTGGAACTCTATATAGCCCTCCATTTTATTCTTCCAAAGGTTATGcctttcagattttcttgaaTCTAAACCATTTGACTAATGCAGGAATATATTTCCACTTGATCTCTGGAGCCAATGATGATCAATTACAGTGGCCGTGTCCTTGGCAACAAGCCACGATGACACTCTTGGATCAAAATCCTGACATTCGACAGCGTATGTCCAACCAGCGGAGTATAACTACAGACCCATTTATGACCACCG ATAATGGAAACTATTTTTGGGACAGGCCTTCCAATGTGGGAGAAGTGGCTTTTTTCCCTAATGGAACTCAATTTAGAAGAGGTCGGGGCTATGGAACCAGTGCCTTTATAACCCATGAGAGGCTGAAAAGCAGAGATTTTATAAAAGGAGATGACGTTTATATCCTACTGACAGTGGAAG ACATATCCCACCTTAATTCTACACAAACTGAGCCAAACCCAACCCCTGGCATCAGTGAACTTTGCACAGACTTCCAATGTGAGAATGATGGCCTCTGCACTGTCCGAGAAGGCAAAGCCGAGTGCAG GTGTCCGTCAGGGGAAGACTGGTGGTACATGGGAGAAAGGTGTGAGAAGAGAGGCTCCCATCGTGACACCGTTATCATTGCTGCTTCTTCCACTGCCGGTGTGTTTGCCCTGATGCTCATAGTCACCCTCGTCAGTGTCTATTGTACCAGAAAGAGATACCGTCAAAACGCAAGTTCAAAAACAGCAGATATGACTGTGAGAAAT